A window of Lacibacter sediminis contains these coding sequences:
- a CDS encoding cupin domain-containing protein encodes MDNSQENSQVDTGELEKSTAHIIVEIIEYIPNSVVIKTILRKSTGNISVMSFDSGEGLTEKTSPFDTFAQIIEGKAEIVINSVSNLLQSGEGIIIPAHLPNFIRPNGRFKMILTIIKSGYE; translated from the coding sequence ATGGATAATAGTCAGGAAAACAGCCAGGTTGATACGGGCGAACTTGAAAAATCAACTGCGCATATTATTGTAGAGATCATTGAGTACATACCCAATTCGGTTGTGATCAAGACAATATTAAGAAAGTCTACGGGTAATATCAGTGTAATGTCGTTCGATAGCGGCGAGGGTTTAACTGAAAAAACCTCGCCCTTTGATACCTTTGCACAGATCATAGAGGGCAAAGCTGAGATTGTAATAAATAGTGTTTCCAATTTGCTGCAATCGGGAGAGGGTATTATTATTCCTGCTCATTTGCCCAATTTTATTCGACCCAATGGACGATTTAAAATGATACTTACGATTATTAAAAGTGGATACGAATAA
- a CDS encoding helix-turn-helix domain-containing protein, translating to MKIYIKNMVCIRCKMVVKEELAALGIEHTIIELGEVNIATPFTAELHERLKERLAKFGLELMDDKKSVLIQRIKNVIVEMVHYADEPLVVNFSVYLSEKLNHDYTYMANLFSEVQGTTIEKFIIAHKIERVKELLVYNELNLTEIAYLMHYSSVAHLSAQFKKVTGLTPSYFKQMKDKRRNMLEDM from the coding sequence ATGAAGATCTACATAAAAAATATGGTATGCATCCGTTGTAAAATGGTTGTAAAGGAAGAATTGGCTGCACTCGGAATTGAGCATACAATTATTGAACTGGGTGAAGTGAATATAGCTACACCTTTCACAGCCGAGTTACATGAACGATTAAAGGAGAGGCTTGCGAAATTCGGACTTGAGTTGATGGATGATAAAAAAAGTGTACTTATTCAGCGTATAAAAAATGTAATTGTGGAAATGGTTCATTACGCAGATGAACCATTGGTTGTTAATTTCTCCGTTTATTTAAGTGAAAAGCTAAACCATGATTACACATATATGGCCAATCTTTTCTCTGAAGTACAGGGAACAACAATCGAAAAATTCATCATAGCGCATAAAATAGAACGGGTAAAGGAATTGCTGGTATACAATGAGCTGAATCTTACTGAGATCGCTTACCTAATGCATTACAGCAGTGTTGCCCATCTTTCCGCCCAATTCAAAAAGGTAACAGGACTTACTCCTTCGTATTTTAAGCAAATGAAGGATAAGCGCAGGAATATGCTGGAAGACATGTGA
- a CDS encoding Thivi_2564 family membrane protein has translation MSLLTIVIVLIVVGVLLWLINAYIPMDRKIKNILNIVVVIGVVIWLLKAFGVLGSVGSISV, from the coding sequence ATGTCGTTGTTAACCATTGTTATTGTCCTGATCGTTGTTGGAGTTCTTTTGTGGCTGATCAACGCTTATATTCCGATGGATCGTAAGATCAAAAACATCCTGAATATTGTAGTAGTGATTGGTGTAGTTATTTGGCTGTTAAAGGCCTTTGGCGTACTGGGATCTGTAGGCAGCATCAGTGTTTAA
- a CDS encoding porin family protein, whose product MKFQLSAVLIAMVFATAVQAQHVNIGIKAGLNLYNIKYNNDVEYDMKPGLHAGLLGHIHITKNFAVQPELLFSSQGAKYKTGGETTKLNLNYLNVPILLQYMFDNGFRIEAGPQVGFLLTAKVDDGTTKTDVKSDLKPLDVGLGLGIGYIHVPSGFGVDARYNLGLSNINDEDNSSVKANNRGFQVGVFYQFKHK is encoded by the coding sequence ATGAAATTTCAGTTAAGTGCGGTATTAATTGCAATGGTATTTGCTACAGCAGTACAGGCGCAACATGTAAACATTGGTATTAAGGCAGGATTAAATCTTTACAATATCAAATACAACAATGATGTAGAATATGATATGAAACCGGGACTGCATGCAGGATTACTTGGGCATATTCACATTACAAAAAACTTTGCGGTTCAACCTGAATTACTTTTCTCTTCGCAGGGAGCAAAATACAAGACAGGTGGAGAAACCACAAAGCTCAATCTTAATTACCTGAACGTTCCTATTCTGTTGCAGTATATGTTTGATAATGGATTCAGAATTGAAGCTGGTCCACAAGTTGGGTTTCTGCTAACAGCAAAAGTAGATGACGGTACAACAAAAACAGATGTTAAATCTGATCTGAAACCTCTGGATGTGGGTTTAGGTCTGGGAATTGGATACATTCATGTGCCATCAGGTTTTGGAGTTGATGCCAGGTACAATCTTGGCCTCAGTAATATTAATGATGAAGATAACAGCAGTGTAAAAGCAAACAACAGGGGATTCCAGGTTGGTGTATTTTACCAGTTTAAACATAAATAA
- a CDS encoding alpha-ketoacid dehydrogenase subunit alpha/beta, which produces MMNLETLRKAYKLMCYAQHMAETYENNRSICKYVHSTSRGHEAIQLATAFQLTAADWVSPYYRDESILLGLGFEPYELMLQLLAKADDEFTGGREYYSHPNYRGTGKPNIIHQSSATGMQVIPTTGVAQGLKYLQQIKSDQFKKTIEGQLPVVVCSLGDASITEGEVSEAFQFAVLKKLPVIYLVQDNNWGISVSAEEARAMDAYEYAGGFPGMHRIRCDGSDFNEAFETMQHVVDHVRTHQQPYLVQAYVPLLNHHTSGVRKEFYRSKDDLDQHHKDDPFPKLKQLCLQSGITEDELQQLFEEAKQTVTADFEKAVAAAEPDPSTVSEHVFVPTPVTEETGERLPVGKEKIMMVDAALFAIRELMEEYPEALLYGQDVGRRLGGVFREAATLAEQFGDHRVFNTAIQEAYIIGSTVGMSAVGAKPIVEVQFADYIYPGLNQLVTEISKSSYLSCGKFPVQTLIRVPIGAYGGGGPYHSGSIESTLLSIKGIKIVYPSTAADMKGLMKAAFLDPNPIVMLEHKGLYWSKVPGTEEAKTVEPSSDYIIPLGKGRVVVEADDELIDEGESCCIITYGMGVYWAMAAAKQFDGAVEIIDLRTLYPLDEELIFSTVKKHGKCLVLTEEQQNNSFAEALAYRITYHCFQWIDAPVEVLGALNLPAVPMNMGLEAAMLPNAEKVKERLWKLFRS; this is translated from the coding sequence ATGATGAATCTGGAAACTTTACGGAAGGCTTATAAACTCATGTGTTATGCTCAACACATGGCAGAAACTTATGAGAACAATCGTTCCATTTGTAAATATGTCCACTCTACATCACGTGGACATGAAGCTATTCAACTGGCTACCGCTTTTCAATTAACTGCTGCTGATTGGGTAAGCCCTTACTATCGGGATGAAAGCATCTTGCTTGGTCTTGGTTTTGAGCCGTATGAATTAATGCTGCAGTTGCTGGCAAAAGCCGATGATGAGTTTACCGGAGGAAGAGAATATTATTCGCATCCCAATTACAGGGGAACAGGTAAACCAAACATCATCCACCAAAGCAGTGCAACCGGTATGCAGGTAATTCCTACTACCGGTGTGGCACAGGGGCTGAAATATCTGCAGCAGATCAAATCAGATCAATTCAAAAAAACAATAGAAGGGCAATTGCCCGTTGTTGTTTGCTCGTTAGGCGATGCAAGTATTACAGAAGGAGAAGTGAGTGAAGCATTTCAATTTGCAGTGCTGAAAAAATTACCGGTCATTTATTTGGTGCAGGATAATAACTGGGGCATTAGTGTAAGTGCGGAAGAAGCAAGAGCGATGGATGCTTATGAATATGCTGGCGGGTTTCCGGGTATGCATCGTATACGTTGCGATGGTAGTGATTTCAATGAAGCATTTGAAACCATGCAGCATGTGGTGGATCATGTGCGCACTCATCAGCAACCTTATTTAGTGCAGGCTTATGTGCCGTTGCTCAATCATCATACAAGCGGTGTGCGCAAAGAATTTTACAGAAGCAAAGATGATCTTGATCAACATCATAAAGATGATCCGTTTCCAAAGCTGAAACAACTTTGTCTGCAATCGGGTATCACAGAGGATGAATTGCAACAACTTTTTGAAGAAGCAAAACAAACCGTTACTGCGGATTTTGAAAAAGCGGTAGCAGCCGCAGAACCTGATCCATCAACAGTGTCTGAACATGTATTTGTTCCAACACCTGTTACAGAAGAAACAGGAGAACGTTTACCTGTTGGTAAAGAAAAGATCATGATGGTGGATGCAGCGTTATTTGCTATTCGTGAATTGATGGAAGAATATCCTGAAGCATTGTTATACGGACAAGACGTAGGAAGAAGATTAGGTGGTGTATTTCGAGAAGCAGCAACACTTGCTGAACAGTTTGGTGATCATCGTGTGTTTAATACAGCAATACAGGAAGCATATATTATTGGATCAACAGTTGGGATGAGTGCTGTTGGTGCAAAACCAATTGTTGAAGTGCAGTTTGCTGATTATATCTACCCTGGATTGAATCAACTCGTAACTGAAATTTCGAAATCATCTTATCTCAGTTGCGGCAAATTTCCTGTACAGACATTGATACGTGTGCCCATTGGTGCATACGGCGGTGGTGGTCCCTATCACAGTGGAAGTATTGAATCGACATTACTCAGTATTAAAGGAATCAAAATAGTGTATCCTTCTACAGCTGCAGATATGAAAGGTTTGATGAAAGCGGCATTTCTCGATCCAAACCCGATAGTGATGCTAGAACACAAAGGTTTGTACTGGAGTAAAGTTCCGGGCACAGAAGAAGCAAAAACTGTTGAGCCATCAAGTGATTATATTATACCGCTCGGCAAAGGCAGAGTTGTTGTTGAAGCTGATGATGAGTTGATCGATGAAGGTGAAAGTTGTTGCATCATTACTTACGGCATGGGAGTTTATTGGGCGATGGCTGCTGCAAAGCAATTTGATGGTGCTGTAGAAATTATTGATCTGCGTACATTATATCCGCTTGATGAAGAATTGATCTTCTCAACCGTGAAAAAACATGGTAAATGTTTAGTACTTACTGAAGAACAACAAAATAATTCATTTGCTGAGGCATTAGCTTATCGCATAACCTATCATTGTTTTCAATGGATTGATGCACCTGTGGAAGTTTTGGGTGCTTTAAATCTCCCTGCAGTGCCCATGAATATGGGGCTGGAAGCTGCGATGTTGCCAAATGCTGAGAAAGTAAAAGAAAGGCTCTGGAAATTGTTTCGCTCCTGA
- a CDS encoding fumarylacetoacetate hydrolase family protein, producing the protein MKIFCVGRNYVEHAKELGNDVPDEPVIFLKPKSAFLQPHMPFYYPEFTNELHYEAELVLRVSKNGKYIQERHASKYYNAFTIGIDFTARDLQQQLKEKGLPWEISKAWDNSAAVGKFIDIKPGMNLGNINFCLYKNKEMVQQANSSQMIFTFDQIVAYVSQFFSLNIGDLIFTGTPVGVGECVVGDILEGFIEDDSLLEVEIK; encoded by the coding sequence ATGAAAATCTTTTGCGTAGGGCGTAACTACGTTGAACATGCCAAAGAACTGGGCAATGACGTGCCGGATGAGCCTGTGATCTTTCTCAAGCCGAAAAGTGCATTCCTTCAACCGCACATGCCTTTCTATTACCCCGAATTCACCAACGAACTTCATTACGAGGCCGAGCTGGTGTTACGTGTTTCAAAAAACGGGAAATACATACAAGAGCGTCATGCTTCGAAATATTACAATGCGTTTACCATCGGCATTGATTTTACAGCCCGTGATCTGCAACAGCAACTGAAAGAAAAAGGCCTGCCCTGGGAAATTTCCAAAGCATGGGATAATTCTGCAGCTGTTGGAAAGTTTATCGATATCAAGCCCGGTATGAACCTCGGCAACATCAATTTCTGTTTATACAAAAACAAGGAAATGGTGCAGCAGGCAAACAGCAGCCAGATGATCTTTACGTTTGACCAGATCGTTGCATATGTGTCACAATTCTTTTCACTTAATATTGGTGATTTGATCTTCACCGGAACACCGGTTGGTGTTGGTGAATGTGTGGTAGGTGATATACTCGAAGGTTTTATTGAAGACGACAGCTTGCTGGAGGTTGAAATTAAATAA
- the pth gene encoding aminoacyl-tRNA hydrolase: MKFLIVGLGNIGAEYAHTRHNIGFDVVEALAAKHSATFKVDRLAAVAEIKLKGKTLVCIEPSTYMNLSGKAVKYWMDKEKIAIEHVLVIVDELALPLSKIRLRPGGSDAGHNGLKSIHEVLQTTAYPRLRFGIGNDYPKGKQVDFVLGKWSDAELPVVKKKIEATIEVIESFVLTGIERTMNHANKIEVTL; this comes from the coding sequence ATGAAATTTTTGATCGTTGGTTTAGGAAATATTGGTGCCGAATATGCACATACCCGTCATAACATTGGATTTGACGTGGTAGAGGCTTTGGCTGCAAAGCATAGTGCAACGTTTAAAGTTGACCGGCTCGCAGCTGTTGCTGAAATAAAATTAAAAGGGAAGACCTTGGTATGTATCGAGCCATCTACCTATATGAATTTAAGTGGCAAGGCAGTTAAGTATTGGATGGATAAAGAAAAAATTGCCATTGAACATGTACTTGTTATCGTTGATGAACTGGCGTTGCCCTTAAGTAAGATCAGACTAAGACCGGGCGGAAGCGATGCCGGGCATAACGGGCTCAAGAGCATCCATGAAGTATTACAAACAACTGCTTATCCACGGCTTAGGTTCGGTATTGGAAACGACTATCCGAAAGGAAAGCAGGTTGATTTTGTGTTAGGTAAATGGAGTGATGCTGAACTGCCTGTTGTGAAAAAGAAGATCGAAGCAACCATTGAAGTGATTGAAAGCTTTGTACTTACTGGCATTGAACGCACCATGAACCACGCAAACAAAATTGAGGTAACACTTTAA
- a CDS encoding 50S ribosomal protein L25 has protein sequence MKTITIEGHLRTENGKKAARQLRSQEMVPGVIYGGSAEINFYAPAKAFKTLVYTPDFQVAEVNIDGKSYRTILKDLQFDKVSDKLAHVDLLELVDDKKVIATIPLKFTGAAKGVKDGGKLITKIKSLKIKAYPKYLKEAIEVDLTPLELNGNIRVEDVKADNMEVLNSPRIPIASIVLTRQLKQEEAATPKK, from the coding sequence ATGAAGACAATTACTATCGAGGGTCACTTGAGGACCGAAAACGGGAAAAAAGCCGCCCGTCAACTTCGCTCTCAGGAAATGGTGCCTGGTGTAATTTATGGAGGCTCTGCAGAAATTAATTTCTACGCTCCTGCCAAAGCATTTAAAACTTTGGTTTACACTCCCGATTTCCAGGTTGCTGAAGTAAACATTGATGGCAAGAGCTACAGAACTATTCTGAAAGATTTGCAGTTCGACAAAGTGAGCGATAAATTAGCTCACGTTGATCTGTTGGAACTGGTAGACGACAAAAAAGTTATTGCTACTATTCCTTTGAAATTTACAGGCGCAGCAAAGGGTGTGAAAGATGGTGGTAAATTAATTACCAAAATCAAATCACTTAAGATCAAAGCTTACCCTAAGTATTTGAAGGAAGCAATTGAAGTGGATCTTACTCCGCTTGAATTGAATGGTAACATTCGTGTAGAAGATGTGAAAGCAGATAACATGGAAGTGTTGAACTCTCCACGTATTCCTATCGCATCTATCGTATTAACACGTCAGTTGAAACAGGAAGAAGCAGCTACTCCTAAGAAATAA